The Jiangella sp. DSM 45060 genome contains the following window.
TGCAGCTACGAGCCCAGCTCAAGGACCTGCAGCGCGGCCTCGGCCTGACCGGCGTCTACGTCACGCACGACCACACCGAGGCGCTGGCGCTGGGCGACCGGATCGCCGTCATGGACGCCGGGCGCATCGTCGAGCTGGGCGCGCCGGTCGACGTGTTCGCCCGGCCCACCCGCCGCTACACCGCCGAGTTCCTCGGCCTCGCCAACGTCGTCGACGTCAGCGCCGACGGCGGCGGATACCGCACGGCGGCCGGCGCCCGGATCCCCGACGACGTCACCGCCGGCCGGTCCGACGTCGTCGCCGTCGCGCTGCGCCCCGACTGCGTGCGGCTCAGCCAGACCGACGACGGCGGCACGCCCGGCGTCGTCCGGGTGGTCGAGTACCAGCCCGGCGGCGTCCTGCACGACGTCGAGCTGACCGGCGGCGCCCGGCTGCAGGCGCTGACGCCGGTCGGGCTCAGCTACTCGATCGACACCCCGGTCCTCGTGACCCCCGAATGGAGCAAGGCCGTACCCCTGGCCGACTGAGCGAAGGAGCGTTCGTTGCGGATCGACTTCCACACCCACATCTGGAACACCCAGCTCGACGAGGTGGACACATTCGTCCAGAACATCACCGCGCTCGGGATCGACAAGGCCGTGGTGCTGCCCATCGCGCCGTACATGTCCAACCAGGCGGTCGCCGACCTCGTCACCAAGGCCGACGGCGCGATCGTCGGGTTCGCCTCCGTCGTGCCGTTCGCCGAGACCACCGGCATCCCGCGGGAGGACCCGGTCGAGACGCTGGCGCACGCCGTCAACGTGCTGGGGCTCAAGGGCCTCAAGCTGCACCCGCTGATCCAGGGGTTCGCGCTGAACGACCCCGGCCTGGTGCCGGTGGTCTCCGCCGCCGGCGACCTCGGCATCCCCGTCATCTTCCACACCGGGCCGTCGAACGGGCGTGCCGGGCGGCTGGAGAACGGGCGGGTGGAGCTGCTCGACGACCTCGCCATCATGTGCCCGAACACGGTGCTGGTCGCCGGGCACGCCAACCCGATGAGCGACGCCCTCTACCTCGCCCGCAAGCACCCGAACGTCTACCTGGAGACGTCGATCTCGTGGGCGCGGTGGGGCGCGCTGATCCCCGGCCTGGTGAAGCAGGTGGTCACCGAGGCCGGCCCGGACAAGATCCTCTACGGCAGCGACTTCTCCCTCGACCGCGACCAGCGCGTCGTCGACACCGACGCCGTCTTCACGTCGTCCGGCCTGTCCGCCGGCGACCTCGAGCTGGTCTTCGGCGGCAACGCCGCCCGGCTGCTGGGGCTGTCGTGACCGCCGCGACGCTGGCCGGGCCGGCCCAGCTGCTCGACATCGCGCCCGGCACCCGGCGGCTGTTCCATCTCCCCGTCGCCCGGCGCGCCTCGGGCGAGGACCTGCGCATCGCCGTCCACGTCGCGCGCGGCGCGGCCGGCGACGGGCCGGTCCTCGGCCTGGTGGGCGCGGTCCACGGCGACGCGATCTTCGGCTCGCACATCATCCGGCTGGCGATGGAGCGGCTCGACCTCGCCGGGCTGGCCGGCACCGTCGTCGCCGTCCCCGTCGCCAACCCGGTCGCGTTCGAGTCCGGCACCCGGACCACCGGGCAGGGCTGGAACACCGACATGAACAACCTCAACCGGGTCTTCCCCGGCGCCGCCGACGGCTGGGTGACGCAGCAGCTGGCGGCCGCGCTGTCGGAGAACGTGCTCGGCCAGCTGGACGCGCTGATCGACTACCACTGCGGCGCGAACACGTCCATCAACTACACGCTGGTCAGCGGCGACTCCACGCCGGAGCAGAAGCGGGCGTTCGACTTCAACCGGCTGATGGGCTGCGACTTCATCTACGTGCACGACGTCAACCCGTACTCCGGCACCATCACCGGCTACGCCGCCGAGCAGGGCGTGCTGTGCGTCGTCGCCGAGCAGGGCGGCAACGTGCTGCCCGACGGGTTCGACGAGCTGGCGCTGACCCGCGTCGACAACTACCTCAAGGCGCTGGGCATGATCGAAGGCGAGCCGGTGCTGCCGGACCGCCAGCTGGTCATGCGCGGCGGGCGGACGCTGCAGCGGGTGGTCCACGGCGGCCTGTTCTACCCGGCGGTCGGCATCGAGGCGCTGTCGGCGGCCGTGCCGGGCGGCACCGTCCTCGGCCGCGTCGTCGACCCGCACTCGTTCGAGGTGCTGCAGACCATCACGGCGCCGTACGAGTCGTCCGCGCTGTTCCAGATGCGGCCGTCGTTCGGCCAGGTGAACCCGGGCGACTACGCCTACATCATCGGCGACGCCACCCAGGCCGTCGAGCTGCCCCGCCTCACCGACTGGCGGTTCCCGCCGCCGTCGTGAGCAGGTGGCAGCGGGCGAACCCGTCGCCGGCCGGGTGCGGCGCCGGCTCGGTCTCGTCGCAGACCGGGCCGATCCGCACCGGGCACCGGGTGTGGAACGAGCACCCCGGCGGCGGGTCCTCCGGCCGTGGCGGGTCGCCCTGCAGGACGATCCGGGAGCGCCGCTCCGCCAGCCGGACCGACGGCGCCGCCGACTCCAGCGCCTGCGTGTACGGGTGCCGCGGCGCCGCGAACACCGTCTCCGTCGGCCCGGCCTCCATCACCTGGCCGAGGTACAGCACGGCCACCTGCGAGCAGAAGAACCGCACCACGCCGAGGTCGTGCGAGATGAACAGGAACGCGGTGCCGAGCTCCTCGCGCAGGTCGGTGAGCAGGTTGAGGATCTGCGCCTGCACCGAGACGTCCAGCGCCGACACCGGCTCGTCGGCGACGATCAGCCGCGGCCCGGCGGCGATGGCCCGGGCGATGCCGACCCGCTGGCACTGCCCGCCGGAGAGCTGGTGCGGGTACAGCTCGGCCACCCGCGACGGCAGCCCGACGCGGTCCAGCAGCCGCGCGACCTCGGCCCGTCCGGCCGGCAGCCCATGGGTGCGCAGCGGCTCGGCGACGGTGCGGTGGATCGGCAGCCGCGGGTTCAGCGACGCCCGCGGGTCCTGGAAGATCATCTGCACGTCCCGCGACAGCGCCCGGCGGCGCCGCTCGGACGCGTCGGCCATCTCAGCGCCCAGCAGCCGCAGCGACCCGGCGGTCGGCCGGAGCAGCCCGGCGACGATGCGGGCCAACGTCGACTTGCCGCTGCCGCTCTCGCCGACCAGCCCGACCGACGCGCCCTCGCCGACGCTGAGGTCGACGCCGCGCAGGGCCTGCACCTCGCCGCCCCCGCCGCGCAGCCGGAACGTCCGGGTCAGCCCGGACGCCGCCAGCACCGGCGGGTCCTCCACCGGGCTGCCCTGGGCCACCGCCGCCGACTCCGTCATCGTGCCTCCTCCACCAGTCCGGTGCGCAGTGACGGCAGCTCGCCGGCCCGCAGGCAGGCGACGCCGTCGACCAGGCGCGGGTCGGTCGTGCGGCAGGCGTCGACGGCGTACGCGCAGCGCGGCGCGAACCGGCAGCCGGCCGGCATCGCGTCGATGCCCGGCACGCTGCCCGGCACCGTGGCCAGCCGGTCGGCGCCCTGCCCCATCGTCGCCAGGCACTCGACCAGCGCCCGGGTGTACGGGTGCCCGGGCGCGGCCAGCACCCGCTCGACCGTCCCGGTCTCGACCACCCGGCCGGCGTACATGACGTAGACCCGCTGGCAGAACTCCGCGACCAGCCCGAGGTCGTGCGAGATGAACAGCATGGCCATGCCCTCGTCGCGGACGAGGTCGCGCAGCAGGTCCATGATCTGCGCCTGGACGGTGGTGTCCAGCGCCGTCGTCGGCTCGTCGGCCACCAGCAGCCGCGGCTCGCAGGACAGCGCCATCGCGATCAGCACCCGCTGCCGCATGCCGCCGGACAGCTCGAACGGGTAGGACCGCGCGACCCGGTCCGGCGCCGGGATGCCGACCCGGGCCAGCAGCTCCAGCACCCGGGCCCGCCGCGCCCGCCGGTCCAGCGCGGTGTGCGCCCTCAGCACGTCGCCCAGCTGGTTCCCGACCGGCAGCACGGGGTTCAGCGCGGTGAGCGGGTCCTGGAAGATCATCGCGACGTCCCGCCCGCGCAGCGGCCGCAGTCCGGCTCCGTCGGCGAGGTCATGCGACGTGCCGCCGAGCGTGACGGTGCCGCGGGCGGTCAGCCCGGGCGCCAGCAGGCCCAGCAGCGAGTACGCCGTCACCGACTTGCCGCACCCGCTCTCACCCACCAGCGCGACCGCCTCCCCCTGCGCGACGGTGACGTCGACGCCGTCGACGGCGCGCAGCGCGGGGTCGGAGCGCAGGGAGACGACGAGGTCGTCGAGGGCCAGCAGCGGCGCGTTCATCGGGACCTCCGCGGGTCGGCGGCGTCGCGCAGCCCGTCGCCGGCGAACAGCAGCGCCATCAGCAGCACCGCGATCACCACGCCGGGCGCGACCGCGAGCGCCGGTGCCTCCAGGGTGTAGTTCGCGCCCTCGGCCAGCATGTTGCCCAGCGACGCCGACGGCGGCTGCACGCCGAGGCCGACGAAGCTCAGCCCGGCCTCGCCGACGATGGCGAACGCGAAGATCAGCGTGAGCTGCACCGTCGTCGCGCCGAGCACGTTGGGCAGCACGTGCCGCAGCACGATGCGCCACGGCCGCACGCCGGTGACGCGGGCGCTCTCGACGTACTCCTCCTGCCGCACCTGCAGGACGACGCTGCGCACCACCCGCGCGAGGTACGCCGCGTAGCCGGCCACCAGCGCGATGATCGTGCTCTGCATCCCGGCGCCCATCGCGGCGATCAGCCCGAGCGCCAGCACCAGCGACGGCAGCGCCAGCCCGACGTCGATGACCCGGGCGACGACGACGTCCAGGGCGCCGCGCGCGTACCCGGCCAGCAGGCCGACCGGCAGCCCGATCAGCGCGACGCCGGCCGTCGTCGCCAGCCCGATGAACAGCGACGAGCGCAGCGCGTAGAACAGCCGGCTGAGCTGGTCGCGGCCGAAGTCGTCGGTGCCCAGCAGGTGGCCGCCACCGGGTGGCTGCAGCGTGTTGCGCAGGTCCTGCGCGTTCGGCTCGTACGGCGCCAGCAGCGGCGCCGCGACGGCGGCCAGCACGAGCAGCGCGACGATCGCCCACGCGATCCGCTGCCCGGTGCTGCTGAGCAGTCGGCGGAGGAACGACGGACGCGGCGCGGCCACCGCCTCGGCGGCGGGCGGCGCGACGGTGTCAGGCGCGGCCACGCGATCGCCTCACTCTCGGGTCGACGACGGCGTACACGACGTCCATCAGCAGGTTGACCGCCACGAAGATCACGACGATGACGAGGATGCAGGCCTGCACCACCGGGTAGTCGCGCGACAGCACGCCCTGCACCACCAGCCGGCCCATACCGGGCAGCGCGAACGCGTTCTCGACCAGCAGCGCGCCGCTCATCAGTGCGCCGGCCTGGATGCCGAGGATGGTCAGCGTCGGCAGGAACGCGTTGCGAAGCGCGTACCGCCCGTACACCCGCCACTCCGGGATGCCGAACGCCCGAGCGGTGCGCACGTAGTCCGAGCCGAGCGTCTCGACCAGCCCGGCCCGGTTGGTCTCGAACACCAGCGCCGCGAACCCGGCGCCGAGCGCGACCGCGGGCAGGATCATGTGCACCAGGTGGTCGGTCAGGCTCTCCGACACCGGCACGTAGCCGAAGATCGGCAGGTATCCCTGGAACAGGATGATCAGCAGCAGCGCCAGCCAGAAGCTGGGCACCGCGATGCCGGTCGAGCCGACCAGCCGGGCGGCCCGGTCGGCGACGGCGCCCTGCCAGCGGGCCGCCACGACGCTGAGCGGTATGGCCAGCGCGACGGCCAGCAGGAACGAGTAGGCCGACAGCTGCGCCGTCACCACCAGCCGGTCGTCCAGCAGGTCGGACACCCGCTCGCCGAGCACCAGCGAGGTGCCGAAGTCGCCGCGGAACGCCGCGCTGATCCAGTCCCAGTACTGCACCGGCAGCGGGTCGTCCAGGCCAAGCTCGCGCCGGGTCAGCTCGATCTGCTCCTCGGTGACGTTGCCGCCCGGCCCGGCCAGGATCCGGGCCGGGTCGCCGGGGATCAGCCGCATCAGCAGGAAGACCGCCGAGGTCGCGCCTACGGCGACCACCAGGGCCTGCAACAGGCTCAGCGCGATCCGCCCGGCCGTGCGGGCCGGGCGGCGCGCCGTCAGCTGGACAGCCAACACCCCTCCGTCGCGTGGGTGCCGCCGGCGTAGAACGTGAGGCCCTTGACGTTCGGGCCGGCCGCGATGATCTCCTTCGGCCACACGGTGAACGCGGCGTGCGCGTTCTCGGCGACGTTGCGGGCGATGTCGTGGTACATCTCGGCCCGGATGCCGGGGTCGCCCTCGGCGCGGGCCTGATCCAGCAGCGAGTCGAGCTCCGGGTCGGCGAGGCCGAACACGTTGAGGTCGCCGCTGGAGTGCGCCAGCGGGTAGAGCACCTCGTCCGGGTCGACGGTGCGGGTGGTCTGCCCGCTGTTGAACATGGTGAAGTCCTTGGCCGTGTAGATGAGGTCGGCCCACGACCCGAAGTCCTGCTTCTCCAGCTTGATGTCCAGCCCGATCTCCTGCAGCTGGGCGGTCATCGCGTCGGCCTCGGAGCCCCACGGCGCCTGCGTGAACGAGTCGAACCGCACGGTCGCGCCGGTGTCGAAGCCGGACTGCTGCAGCCACCGGCGTGCCTCGTCCGGCGCGTAGCTCTGCGCGACGACGTCGGACAGGTCCTGGTAGGCGTCGCCGATGGCCGGCGAGAACGGGCCGCTGGCCGGCTCGGCGTAGCCGTTGTAGACGCCCTGCGCGATGCCCTCGCGGTCGAGCGCGGCGGAGAACGCGCGCCGCACGTCCGGGTTGTCGAACGGCGCCCGGGCCTGGTTGAAGGTCAGGTAGTTGAACGTGTTGCCGACGAACTCGTGGATGACGACGCTGGGGTCGCGGGTGACCTGCCCGACCTGCGCGGGCACGACGCCGATGAGATCGAACTCGCCGTTGAGGAAGGCCTGGATCTGGGTGCTGGTGGTCGGGATGATCGTGAACGTGATGGCGTCGAGGTGGTTGGTCCCGGCCCAGTAGCCGTCGAACCGCTCGAGCCCGATCCGGTCGCCCGGCCGGTACTCGCTGAACCGGTACGGCCCGGTGCCGACGGAGGCCTTGAACGGGTCGCTCTGCGCGTACTGCTCGACCGCCGTGGGCGACATCATCATCACCCGGCCGCGGCGCAGCGACCCGAGGAACGCGGCGGCCGGCTGGGCCAGCCGGAACTCCACCTGGTGGCTGCCGAGCACCGTCACCGACTCCAGGAACGGCGGCAGGTTCACCGCGTCGGACCCGGGCGCCATCAGCCGGTCGAAGTTGGCCTTGACGGCCGCGGCGTCGAACGGGGTGCCGTCGTGGAACTCGGCGTCGGTGCGCAGGTCGAACACGTAGCGGGTGGGCTCGGGCTGCTCCCACGAGAGCGCCAGCTGCGGCACCACCTCGCCGTCGACCACCTCGACCAGCCCGTTGTACGCGAGCGTCGAGATGCCCGCGGTGCCGACGGAGCCGGCCGCCCGGGTGCCCATGTCGAATGCGGGCGCGATCGGCTCTTGCGTCAGCGGGATGCGCAGCTCGCCGCCGCGCTGCGGGGTGCCCTCGTCGGACGGCGCGCCCGCGCCCGCCGGACGTGATCCGCCGCCCCGGCCGCCGCACCCGGTCAGCGCGAGCGCGCCGGCGGCGGCCCCCGCGACCAGGACCTGCCGTCTCGTGAGGATGTGCTCGGCCATCGGCCCTCCCATACGTGCACTCGACCCTTGCTCGGATGGGTTAGGTGTAATACCTTACGCCTAACATGTCAATGGTTGCGGACCGGACTACGGTAGAGGTCCCGATCACGATCAACGACTTCGGCAGAGGCGGTTCATGGCCACCGAGACCCCGCGGTTCGACGAACTGCCGCGCACGAAACTGCGCGACGCCGCGACCGACCAGATCAAGGCGCAGATCATCGCCGGCACGCTGAAGCCGGGCGAGCTCTACTCGATCAGCACCATCTCCGACCAGCTGCGGGTGTCGGCGACGCCGGTCCGCGAGGCGGTGCTCGACCTCGCCAAGGACGGCCTGGTCGAGATGGTCCGCAACCGCGGGTTCCGGGTCCGCGTCCTCGGCGACAAGGACCTCGACGACATCGTCGAGCTCCGGCTGGCGCTCGAGGTCCCGGCGATGGAGCGGCTGGCGTCGCGGCGTCCGGCTCCCGACGTCGAGCCGCTGCGGCCGCTGGCCCGCGACCTCGTCCGGCTGGCCGAGGAGGGCGACATGGTCGGCTTCGTCGCCGTCGACCGGCAGTTCCACCTCGCGGTCACGGCGCTGCTGGGCAACGACCGCTACGTCGCGATGGTGGCGCTGCTGCGCGACCAGATGCGGCTGCTGGGCCTGTCCGGGCTGGAGGGCGACCGCCAGCTGGTCGCGTCGGCGCGCGAGCACGAGCAGCTGCTCGACCTCATCGCGGCCGGCGACGCCGACGGCACCCGGACGTTGATGACCCAGCACCTGCAGCACGCCCGCGGACTCTGGGCCGGCCGGCCCGAGGAGCCGGCCGATGACTGACCCCGCCGGCCCGGCCCACCTCGACCCCGCCGCCGTCCGCGCTGCCCTGACCATGGGCCAGGCGGTCGAGGCGCTCGGCCCGGCGCTGGCCGCGGTGGTGCGCGGCGAGCTGGACCAGCCGCCGCGGCTGGTGCTCGACGGCGGCCGGGTGCTGGTCATGGCCGCCACCCACGGCGGCACCGGCGACACCGTCGTCAAGACGGTCAGCGTCAGCCTCGACCACGGCGGCCGGGCGCCGGCCATCGCCGGCACCGTCCTGTGGGTCGACGGCGGCACCGGCCGGGCCGCGTTCACCGCCGACGGCGCCGAGATCACCGCGCTGCGCACCGGCGCCGTGGCCGGCCTCGCGACGTCGCTGCTGGCCGCGCCCGACGCCCGCCGGCTGACGGTGCTGGGCTCGGGCCGGCAGGCGGCCGCGCAGGTCGACGCGATGCTCGCGATCCGCCCGATCGACGACGTCACGGTGTGCAGCCGCACTCCCGCGAACGCCGCCGCGTTCGCCGACGCGCTGCGCCGCCGCGCCCCGGGGCTCACCGTCCGCACCGAGGGCGACGCCGACGCCGCGGTGGCCGCCGCCGACGTCGTCTGCTGCGCCACGTCGGCCCGCGAGCCGCTGTTCCGCACGTCGTCGCTGCCCGGGCGGGTGCACGTCAACGCCGTCGGCTCGTTCCGCTCGGACATGAGCGAACTGCCGCCGGACCTGCTCACCACCGCGTCCGCCGTGGTCGTCGACGACGTCGCCGGCTGCCTGGACGAGTCCGGCGAGGTGGCCGCCGCGCTGCGGGCCGGCCTCGACCTCGCGGCGCTGCGCCCGCTCGGCGAGCTGGCCGCCGCGCCGTCCCACCCCGCGCCCTCCGGCCGCACCGTCTTCAAGTCGGTCGGCTGTGCCGCCCTCGACTGGGCCGTCGCCGCCCGGCTGGCCGCCCGCGTCACCGCACCGCTGTCCTGACCCCCGCTCCCGTCCGGAGGTGTGCATGCCCGCGCGAGATCTGCACGACTCCGCCGTCGTGATCGACGGCACCTGTCCCGGCTACTACTGGATGCAGAACGTCGACGACTGGCGCAAGGGCGGCGCCACCTGCTGCGTCGTCACCGCCGTCGCGTTCGAGGACGTCCGCCAGGCCGCCACCGCGATCGCCGGGCTGTTCCGGTTCGTCCGTGAGCGGCCCGACGACCTCGTGCTGGCCACCACCGCCGGCGAGATCCGCGCCGCCAAGGCGGCCGGGAAGCTGGCCGTCGTCCTGCAGTTCCAGGGCACCGCCGCGCTCGGCTACGAGCTCGACCTCGTCGAGTACTACTGGCGCCTCGGCGTCCGGGTCGTGCAGCTCACCTACAACCAGCGGGGGCCGGTCGGCGACGGCTGCGAAGAGCCGTCCGACGCCGGGCTGAGCGGGTTCGGCCGCCGCGTCGTCGGCGAGCTGAACCGGCTCGGCATGCTGGTCGACGTGTCGCACACCGGCGAGCGGACCAGCC
Protein-coding sequences here:
- a CDS encoding ABC transporter substrate-binding protein, which gives rise to MAEHILTRRQVLVAGAAAGALALTGCGGRGGGSRPAGAGAPSDEGTPQRGGELRIPLTQEPIAPAFDMGTRAAGSVGTAGISTLAYNGLVEVVDGEVVPQLALSWEQPEPTRYVFDLRTDAEFHDGTPFDAAAVKANFDRLMAPGSDAVNLPPFLESVTVLGSHQVEFRLAQPAAAFLGSLRRGRVMMMSPTAVEQYAQSDPFKASVGTGPYRFSEYRPGDRIGLERFDGYWAGTNHLDAITFTIIPTTSTQIQAFLNGEFDLIGVVPAQVGQVTRDPSVVIHEFVGNTFNYLTFNQARAPFDNPDVRRAFSAALDREGIAQGVYNGYAEPASGPFSPAIGDAYQDLSDVVAQSYAPDEARRWLQQSGFDTGATVRFDSFTQAPWGSEADAMTAQLQEIGLDIKLEKQDFGSWADLIYTAKDFTMFNSGQTTRTVDPDEVLYPLAHSSGDLNVFGLADPELDSLLDQARAEGDPGIRAEMYHDIARNVAENAHAAFTVWPKEIIAAGPNVKGLTFYAGGTHATEGCWLSS
- a CDS encoding ABC transporter permease; this translates as MAAPDTVAPPAAEAVAAPRPSFLRRLLSSTGQRIAWAIVALLVLAAVAAPLLAPYEPNAQDLRNTLQPPGGGHLLGTDDFGRDQLSRLFYALRSSLFIGLATTAGVALIGLPVGLLAGYARGALDVVVARVIDVGLALPSLVLALGLIAAMGAGMQSTIIALVAGYAAYLARVVRSVVLQVRQEEYVESARVTGVRPWRIVLRHVLPNVLGATTVQLTLIFAFAIVGEAGLSFVGLGVQPPSASLGNMLAEGANYTLEAPALAVAPGVVIAVLLMALLFAGDGLRDAADPRRSR
- a CDS encoding amidohydrolase family protein, whose protein sequence is MRIDFHTHIWNTQLDEVDTFVQNITALGIDKAVVLPIAPYMSNQAVADLVTKADGAIVGFASVVPFAETTGIPREDPVETLAHAVNVLGLKGLKLHPLIQGFALNDPGLVPVVSAAGDLGIPVIFHTGPSNGRAGRLENGRVELLDDLAIMCPNTVLVAGHANPMSDALYLARKHPNVYLETSISWARWGALIPGLVKQVVTEAGPDKILYGSDFSLDRDQRVVDTDAVFTSSGLSAGDLELVFGGNAARLLGLS
- a CDS encoding ABC transporter ATP-binding protein, whose amino-acid sequence is MTESAAVAQGSPVEDPPVLAASGLTRTFRLRGGGGEVQALRGVDLSVGEGASVGLVGESGSGKSTLARIVAGLLRPTAGSLRLLGAEMADASERRRRALSRDVQMIFQDPRASLNPRLPIHRTVAEPLRTHGLPAGRAEVARLLDRVGLPSRVAELYPHQLSGGQCQRVGIARAIAAGPRLIVADEPVSALDVSVQAQILNLLTDLREELGTAFLFISHDLGVVRFFCSQVAVLYLGQVMEAGPTETVFAAPRHPYTQALESAAPSVRLAERRSRIVLQGDPPRPEDPPPGCSFHTRCPVRIGPVCDETEPAPHPAGDGFARCHLLTTAAGTASR
- a CDS encoding succinylglutamate desuccinylase/aspartoacylase family protein; amino-acid sequence: MTAATLAGPAQLLDIAPGTRRLFHLPVARRASGEDLRIAVHVARGAAGDGPVLGLVGAVHGDAIFGSHIIRLAMERLDLAGLAGTVVAVPVANPVAFESGTRTTGQGWNTDMNNLNRVFPGAADGWVTQQLAAALSENVLGQLDALIDYHCGANTSINYTLVSGDSTPEQKRAFDFNRLMGCDFIYVHDVNPYSGTITGYAAEQGVLCVVAEQGGNVLPDGFDELALTRVDNYLKALGMIEGEPVLPDRQLVMRGGRTLQRVVHGGLFYPAVGIEALSAAVPGGTVLGRVVDPHSFEVLQTITAPYESSALFQMRPSFGQVNPGDYAYIIGDATQAVELPRLTDWRFPPPS
- a CDS encoding GntR family transcriptional regulator, with protein sequence MATETPRFDELPRTKLRDAATDQIKAQIIAGTLKPGELYSISTISDQLRVSATPVREAVLDLAKDGLVEMVRNRGFRVRVLGDKDLDDIVELRLALEVPAMERLASRRPAPDVEPLRPLARDLVRLAEEGDMVGFVAVDRQFHLAVTALLGNDRYVAMVALLRDQMRLLGLSGLEGDRQLVASAREHEQLLDLIAAGDADGTRTLMTQHLQHARGLWAGRPEEPADD
- a CDS encoding ABC transporter permease yields the protein MAVQLTARRPARTAGRIALSLLQALVVAVGATSAVFLLMRLIPGDPARILAGPGGNVTEEQIELTRRELGLDDPLPVQYWDWISAAFRGDFGTSLVLGERVSDLLDDRLVVTAQLSAYSFLLAVALAIPLSVVAARWQGAVADRAARLVGSTGIAVPSFWLALLLIILFQGYLPIFGYVPVSESLTDHLVHMILPAVALGAGFAALVFETNRAGLVETLGSDYVRTARAFGIPEWRVYGRYALRNAFLPTLTILGIQAGALMSGALLVENAFALPGMGRLVVQGVLSRDYPVVQACILVIVVIFVAVNLLMDVVYAVVDPRVRRSRGRA
- a CDS encoding ABC transporter ATP-binding protein codes for the protein MNAPLLALDDLVVSLRSDPALRAVDGVDVTVAQGEAVALVGESGCGKSVTAYSLLGLLAPGLTARGTVTLGGTSHDLADGAGLRPLRGRDVAMIFQDPLTALNPVLPVGNQLGDVLRAHTALDRRARRARVLELLARVGIPAPDRVARSYPFELSGGMRQRVLIAMALSCEPRLLVADEPTTALDTTVQAQIMDLLRDLVRDEGMAMLFISHDLGLVAEFCQRVYVMYAGRVVETGTVERVLAAPGHPYTRALVECLATMGQGADRLATVPGSVPGIDAMPAGCRFAPRCAYAVDACRTTDPRLVDGVACLRAGELPSLRTGLVEEAR
- a CDS encoding ornithine cyclodeaminase family protein, with the protein product MTDPAGPAHLDPAAVRAALTMGQAVEALGPALAAVVRGELDQPPRLVLDGGRVLVMAATHGGTGDTVVKTVSVSLDHGGRAPAIAGTVLWVDGGTGRAAFTADGAEITALRTGAVAGLATSLLAAPDARRLTVLGSGRQAAAQVDAMLAIRPIDDVTVCSRTPANAAAFADALRRRAPGLTVRTEGDADAAVAAADVVCCATSAREPLFRTSSLPGRVHVNAVGSFRSDMSELPPDLLTTASAVVVDDVAGCLDESGEVAAALRAGLDLAALRPLGELAAAPSHPAPSGRTVFKSVGCAALDWAVAARLAARVTAPLS